The following are from one region of the Biomphalaria glabrata chromosome 4, xgBioGlab47.1, whole genome shotgun sequence genome:
- the LOC106076000 gene encoding elastase-1-like: MSLLLCLLVASLAVTPSMAQGDTDTQANSSIAEIIATRGLCSFFGGDCGFVCPHRYLRHRWDIPLCLLSNQECCLGPAPEDANATVFTTTTTTTVITTPAPEYDICGVLPSGSSRKKRIVGGHTAAQGSWPWLVALRNFMGGISCSGAVIAQRWVVTAAHCFRFAADPNMWRVRIGEHDLFTNEDNERDLRIQHIYVHPQHSSQSPDSSSNSTLYSRFLYDIALLQLAEDSRIEPVCLPTLQRSNEDSELSNVISETPSVQGVETDFSDNPRFGPTMRRSLNLQAENEIPEGVDVVGAGRRSIQNGGNCWVAGWGATLDASIQDQILREVSGDIIPRDQCSRLWGLDLPENMICFGDGSFGPCAGDSGAPMSCERNGQFYLAGVVSWGAEACNVTGRPSVFTRTGPFLNWMEDIMSRDQ, encoded by the exons ATGTCTCTACTACTGTGTCTTCTAGTAGCTAGTTTGGCTGTTACACCAAGTATGGCTCAGG GTGATACAGACACTCAGGCAAACTCTTCtatagcagaaatta TTGCAACAAGAGGCTTGTGTTCTTTTTTTGGTGGAGACTGTGGCTTCGTCTGCCCCCACAGATACTTGCGCCACAGATGGGACATTCCTTTGTGCCTACTTAGCAATCAAGAGTGCTGCCTTGGCCCAGCCCCCGAGGATGCAAATG CTACAGTGTTTACGACAACTACAACCACCACTGTGATAACCACACCCGCACCAGAGTATG ATATCTGCGGTGTTCTACCAAGCGGCAGCTCAAGAAAAAAACGAATAGTGGGCGGCCACACAGCAGCACAAGGAAGCTGGCCCTGGTTGGTGGCCCTGCGTAACTTTATGGGGGGCATCTCTTGCTCTGGGGCCGTGATAGCACAGCGATGGGTGGTTACTGCAGCTCATTGTTTTAGATT TGCTGCTGACCCCAACATGTGGAGGGTGAGAATCGGAGAGCACGACCTGTTCACTAATGAGGACAACGAGAGGGACCTACGTATTCAGCACATTTACGTG CACCCGCAGCATTCATCTCAGTCTCCAGACAGCAGCAGCAACAGCACGTTATACAGCCGGTTCCTCTACGACATCGCCCTTTTGCAGTTAGCGGAAGACTCCAGGATCGAGCCCGTATGCCTCCCTACTCTCCAGCGCAGCAACGAGGACTCAGAGCTTAGCAATGTCATCAGCGAGACGCCAAGCGTCCAGGGCGTGGAGACCGACTTCAGCGACAACCCTCGCTTTGGGCCCACAATGAGGAGAAGCTTGAACCTGCAGGCGGAGAACGAGATCCCGGAGGGCGTGGACGTTGTGGGCGCCGGGCGCAGGTCGATCCAGAATGGAGGAAATTGCTGGGTCGCCGGCTGGGGCGCAACACTAG ATGCATCAATTCAAGATCAAATTCTTCGTGAAGTCTCTGGCGACATCATCCCACGTGATCAGTGCAGCCGTTTGTGGGGGCTGGACCTACCAGAAAACATGATTTGTTTTGGTGACGGTTCTTTCGGGCCTTGCGCG GGTGACTCCGGCGCCCCAATGTCATGTGAGAGAAACGGTCAGTTCTATTTGGCCGGAGTGGTGTCCTGGGGAGCAGAGGCGTGTAACGTCACCGGACGCCCGAGTGTCTTTACTAGGACTGGGCCATTCCTGAACTGGATGGAAGACATTATGTCACGTGATCAATGA
- the LOC106071960 gene encoding protein MCM10 homolog yields MDTDSCLESLQDFLNADSDSSDEDNDKAGDMKTGVACPGESEILASLIEDDVKESSVLGSRGKAISCLTENISGATETKTSVTMALSGKSSVIKPESGDKEKGKASKVKVSKSKVQTSAPKLVQKESTSTSNEIKPEPSQVKPVMPGIMSTQSIQEEMLKMQAKMLELQRMLEMQQSQLTPVQCDERMSSVASTKLSTSPSETQSSKKTSSTNITTEKAIGDTGNNNQLKLLSDDDPCFLTQTSQTAKNQKALPLKRAAPMPKSKPSKMEAELFGDSDSDWEGLDGEDKRNLSEAGRDIKRIMHSSEKKREAHQPKFELSEPLGAKSTSWRSTCKVEAEEQRYVNKMLDKKEKVEKNVLQCKTSSTSQAQAAAPVAENEKVYVDEFSKIRIVNPLISSSLMKMRMEGRKLVGVSKIHLKLKTPDLQGDWVTIAVIVGKTDAKSSSSGKPYCIWKLNDLEDHENSVSFFLFGEVHKHLWKTDLGTVVGVLNPSIMESMEKNNSEPAFTIKNANQLMIMGRSKDLGWCAARTKTGNKCVKFINKKYGEFCSYHVAAAYRKVSSKRLELHGSVNGIKPKSFEKKVFAKDCAYIYGGNTYVPNSSQKEKKNGITLKKLQQNLLGQGKQQKVNTLTISDIKSEPTTVKPSVHDDKAIFMDLISIPSPGSMNLVAYLKKNEGKPGTTSTPLPSKAVESITAKDLIKQHRQVMQRKLAEKKKASELLLASGQVSSSATAVESITDPLKEIPKLGKGFYSGQQISLDVKSRTLTVADRTKLKALATIKSKGGLKVEDPNAVKKTEGIDAEKIRKRLSEDTDKNLPSSTSSLSLPGNKAAEPPKKKPRLLGNVDLNSEEVKKILKAKSKHKGALAEAEAEREEVYFNELEKKERMEEKLQTVTSIEITVVTCKQCHYTAQSALDSCKKENHTLVSSKAKKRFFVCKKCKHRTHVIGEKFPTAACSKCGVVSYEKTSMYKIREGPKLESEVLNIRGDEIKFLNSLDNKVFLNTVIDQ; encoded by the exons ATGGATACTGATA GCTGTTTGGAATCTTTGCAAGATTTTCTCAATGCTGACTCAGACAGCAGTGATGAGGACAACGACAAAGCTGGAGATATGAAGACCGGAGTAGCGT gTCCTGGAGAATCAGAAATTCTTGCAAGTTTGAtagaagatgatgtaaaggaaaGTTCAGTACTAGGTTCCAGAGGTAAAGCGATCAGTTGTTTGACTGAAAATATTTCCGGTGCCACAGAGACTAAAACATCTGTGACAATGGCCCTGTCCGGTAAATCATCAGTTATCAAACCTGAATCTGGTGACAAGGAGAAGGGTAAAGCTTCTAAAGTCAAAGTTTCAAAGTCGAAAGTGCAAACATCGGCACCTAAACTGGTTCAGAAAGAGTCCACTTCTACCAGTAATGAAATAAAACCTGAGCCTAGTCAAGTCAAGCCTGTAATGCCAGGGATCATGTCAACTCAGTCTATTCAGGAAGAAATGCTAAAGATGCAAGCTAAAATGTTGGAGCTTCAAAGAATGCTTGAGATGCAGCAGTCTCAGTTAACCCCTGTCCAATGTGATGAGAGGATGAGCAGTGTAGCAAGCACTAAACTGAGTACGAGTCCTTCTGAAACCCAGTCCTCCAAGAAAACTTCATCCACCAACATCACAACAGAGAAAGCCATCGGTGATACAGGAAATAATAACCAGCTCAAACTCCTCTCTGACGATGATCCTTGTTTTTTGACCCAAACTTCCCAGACAGCTAAAAATCAAAAAGCTCTCCCTCTGAAAAGGGCAGCCCCGATGCCCAAGTCAAAGCCAAGTAAAATGGAGGCGGAGTTATTCGGCGATAGTGACAGTGACTGGGAAGGGTTAGAcggagaagataaaagaaatttGTCAGAAGCCGGCCGTGACATTAAGAGGATCATGCACTCCTCTGAGAAGAAACGGGAAGCTCATCAGCCCAAGTTTGAACTAAGCGAGCCTCTTGGTGCTAAATCCACGTCATGGCGATCCACTTGTAAAGTTGAAGCCGAGGAGCAAAGGTACGTGAACAAAATGCTAGACAAGAAAGAAAAGGTggagaaaaatgttttacagtGTAAAACGTCATCTACTAGCCAGGCACAAGCGGCAGCGCCTGTGGCGGAAAATGAAAAAGTGTACGTTGATGAGTTTTCTAAAATAAGAATCGTAAATCCTCTTATTTCCTCGTCCTTAATGAAAATGCGAATGGAAGGCCGAAAGTTAGTCGGAGTTTCCAAAATTCATCTTAAGCTGAAAACTCCAGACTTGCAAGGCGATTGGGTTACAATAGCTGTCATAGTGGGCAAAACAGATGCCAAGTCTTCAAGTTCCGGTAAACCTTATTGTATATGGAAGCTGAATGATCTTGAAGACCATGAAAACTCTGTGAGTTTCTTTCTGTTTGGGGAAGTGCACAAACATCTGTGGAAGACAGACTTGGGTACAGTAGTTGGAGTTCTCAACCCATCCATCATGGAATCCATGGAGAAAAATAACAGCGAGCCTGCCTTCACCATAAAAAATGCCAATCAACTGATGATCATGGGCAGGTCCAAAGATTTGGGTTGGTGCGCAGCCAGAACCAAGACTGGCAACAAATGTGTTAAGTTCATCAACAAAAAGTATGGAGAATTCTGCTCATATCATGTAGCTGCTGCATACCGAAAGGTGTCCTCAAAAAGGCTTGAACTCCATGGCAGTGTGAATGGTATAAAACCTAAGTCAtttgaaaaaaaggtttttgCCAAAGATTGTGCATATATTTACGGCGGAAACACCTACGTCCCAAACAGCAgccaaaaagagaaaaaaaatggaatcacTCTTAAAAAACTCCAACAGAACCTGTTGGGTCAAGGAAAGCAGCAGAAAGTCAACACTCTTACTATCAGTGATATTAAGTCCGAGCCTACGACAGTGAAGCCATCTGTGCACGACGATAAGGCTATTTTTATGGACTTAATTAGTATTCCCAGCCCGGGATCCATGAATCTTGTGGCCTACTTAAAGAAGAATGAGGGAAAACCTGGCACAACAAGCACACCCCTGCCAAGCAAAGCTGTAGAAAGCATCACCGCCAAAGACCTCATCAAGCAGCACAGACAGGTCATGCAGCGGAAATTGGCAGAGAAGAAAAAAGCATCAGAACTTCTGCTGGCCAGTGGTCAGGTGTCATCGTCTGCCACAGCTGTTGAAAGCATCACTGACCCTTTGAAGGAAATTCCTAAGCTAGGTAAAGGCTTTTACTCTGGTCAGCAGATCTCACTTGATGTTAAGAGCCGAACATTAACTGTAGCTGATCGAACTAAG TTAAAAGCTCTGGCCACCattaaaagtaaaggtggtctCAAAGTGGAGGATCCAAATGCTGTGAAAAAAACAGAAGGCATTGACGCTGAGAAAATCAGGAAGAGGCTTTCTGAGGACACTG ACAAAAACTTACCATCATCAACCAGCTCATTAAGTTTGCCAGGAAATAAGGCAGCTGAACCACCCAAGAAAAAACCCAGACTTCTGGGTAATGTGGACCTCAACTCTGAGGAagttaaaaaaattcttaaagcCAAATCTAAGCACAAAGGAGCACTAGCAGAG GCTGAAGCTGAAAGAGAAGAAGTTTATTTCAATGAgttggaaaagaaagaaagaatggaaGAAAAGTTACAAACAGTAACATCTATTGAGATTACAGTTGTCACATGCAAACAG TGTCACTACACAGCACAGTCTGCACTTGACTCGTGTAAAAAAGAGAATCACACACTTGTCTCAAGCAAAGCAAAGAAACGATTCTTCGTTTGCAAAAAGTGCAAGCACAGGACGCATGTGATTGGAGAAAAATTTCCCACAGCAGCCTGCAG tAAATGTGGAGTTGTCTCCTATGAAAAGACTTCTATGTACAAG ATACGTGAAGGACCCAAGCTGGAGTCAGAGGTTCTCAATATACGAGGAGATGAGATCAAGtttctcaacagtttggacaacaAAGTTTTTCTTAACACTGTTATTGATCAGTAA